The following is a genomic window from Candidatus Binatia bacterium.
TAGAAGGCTTCCCCGGCAAGGAGGCGTCGGCGCTGGAAGTCGCCGGGGTGGTGGACAAGGCCCGTGCGGCGCACGTGCGGGTCGTACTCATGGAACCGCAGTTCAATCCACGGATGGCAGAGCAGATCGCGCACGAGATCGGCGCGCAGGTGCTGCTTGTCGATCCGCTGGGCGGACCCGGACTGTCCGACCGCAGCCATTACCTTGAACTCCTGCGCTATAACTTGCGGGTGTTTGCCAAGGCTCTCCTGTGACCACAGCAGCTCTTCCCATGGTGGATGTCCGCGACCTTGCCGTTGAGATCGACGGGCATCCGGTGTTGTGGGACATCAACTTCTCCGTTCCCACCGGCAACTTCCTCGGGATCATCGGGCCAAACGGCGCCGGCAAGACCACGCTGTTGCGCGTTTTGCTCGGACTGATCGCCCCGAGCCGCGGTGCGGTACGGGTCCTCCACCGCTCGCCGGCGGAGCTGGGACATGGTGCGCATCAGATCGGCTACGTGCCGCAGCGGCTGGAGTTCGATCCGCGATTTCCAGTGTCGGTACGCGATGTCGTCATGATGGGCCGCGTCTGTTGTCTCGGTTTGTTCCGCTTTCCGCGCCGCGAAGACTGGCGCAAGGTGGATGAATCCATTCGCCTGGTCGGTCTTTCCGGGCAAGAGCACCGTCGTATCGGTGAGCTGTCCGGCGGAGAGCAGCAGCGCGCCTTCTTGGCCCGGGCGCTGTGCGCAGAAACCAAGCTGCTCCTGCTCGACGAGGCGACGACGGGACTCGACCTGCCGGCGCAGCACGAGATGTACGCGCTCTTGCAGCGGCTGCGCCGCGAATTAGGACTCACCGTGATCGCGGTGTCGCACGACCTCCTGGCACTCGGGGTCCACGCTGACAAGCTGATCTGCATCAACGGCACCACCCACATCCACGGCAATCCGCAGACGGTGTTGCAGAGCCATCAGCTGCGCGAGGCCTACCGCTGCGAGTTCGATTTCCTGTCCCACGAGGCGGAGGAAAGCCTCGGAGCATCACGATGACGGAGCTGCTCAGTTACGGATTCATGCAGCGCGCCCTGATTGCCGGGGTCCTGGTGGGCGTGCTCTGCGGGGTCTTGGGCTTCTTCGTCGTTTTGAAGCGGATGTCGTTCATCGGCGTGGGCATCTCCCACTCCGCCTTCGGCGGCATCGCCATCGGGGTGCTGCTTGGCATTGAGCCCTTGATCGCAGCGGCGGTGTTCGCAACCATCGTCGCCTGGGCTATTGGTTGGCTGAGCCGTACCGGGCGGCTGCACGAGGACACCAGCATCGGCATTCTCTTTTCATCGTCGATGGCGTTGGGTGTGGCGCTCATCAGCTTGTCACGCACCTATCAGGTCGACCTCTTCGGCTATCTCTTCGGCAACATCCTGTCGGTGTCGTCCACCGATCTCTGGCTGCTGGCGGGGATATCGCTCTTCGTACTTGCCGCGGTCGTAC
Proteins encoded in this region:
- a CDS encoding ABC transporter ATP-binding protein, producing the protein MTTAALPMVDVRDLAVEIDGHPVLWDINFSVPTGNFLGIIGPNGAGKTTLLRVLLGLIAPSRGAVRVLHRSPAELGHGAHQIGYVPQRLEFDPRFPVSVRDVVMMGRVCCLGLFRFPRREDWRKVDESIRLVGLSGQEHRRIGELSGGEQQRAFLARALCAETKLLLLDEATTGLDLPAQHEMYALLQRLRRELGLTVIAVSHDLLALGVHADKLICINGTTHIHGNPQTVLQSHQLREAYRCEFDFLSHEAEESLGASR
- a CDS encoding metal ABC transporter permease, yielding MTELLSYGFMQRALIAGVLVGVLCGVLGFFVVLKRMSFIGVGISHSAFGGIAIGVLLGIEPLIAAAVFATIVAWAIGWLSRTGRLHEDTSIGILFSSSMALGVALISLSRTYQVDLFGYLFGNILSVSSTDLWLLAGISLFVLAAVVLLFKEFLFLSFDEEVARASGLPVSALWFLLLTCLALAVVAAIRVVGIILVEALLVIPAAIGYQVAQGYRAMVCVSVLSAVTAAIAGLFISYFFNVAAGATIVLTLTLIFFLALAVARNRRTAVRQPAVAAENVRPAR